A single region of the Plantactinospora soyae genome encodes:
- a CDS encoding galactose-binding domain-containing protein translates to MAVSRRKLLTSAAAGSALAAVSSAELLSALASPASAASPPGDVVGKVSVGYQGWFACPGDGAPIGGWWHWSRDRFQSPSPSNTTIVSWPDMRELSRGYTTAYPNLGNGQPAQLFSSYDQQTVDTHFRWMQEYNCDTAALQRFNPMGDEGPTRDAMATKVRGAAERFGRKYYIMYDVTSWTNFQSEIKTDWATKMSAHTASPAYARQNGKPVVCIWGFGFNDEGRPFPPAPCLEVVNWFKAQGCYVIGGVPTYWRQGINDSRPGFLDVYHAFNMISPWMVGRTGTLDGLDWFYTNVNQPDQADCNARGIDYQPCVMPGDLSSGHRYHGDFYWRHFYNMVRVGAQGIYISMFDEFNEGNQIAKTSETQATTPAGAGIRALDEDGTFCSSDYYLRITADGNRMLKGQLALTPVRPTQPVVGGGDPPPTAPGNLTVTGKTTTSVSLSWTASTDNVGVVGYQVRQGTTVAGTPTGTSYTVTGLGPGTGYSFSVVARDTAGNVSPSSNLVTATTDAAPNTNLARGRATAESGHVQHYGSGNVVDGDAHSYWESPNHAFPQWVQVDLGTTTPVGRVVLKLPPLSAWGARTQTLAVRGSTNGSAFGTLSASAGRRFDPATGNTVTITFTATPTRYVRLEFTGNTGWPAGQVSEFEVYSG, encoded by the coding sequence ATGGCGGTCTCTCGCCGGAAACTTCTCACGTCCGCAGCGGCCGGATCTGCCCTCGCCGCCGTCTCCAGCGCCGAGCTGCTGTCGGCGCTCGCCAGTCCGGCCAGCGCGGCCAGCCCACCGGGCGACGTCGTCGGCAAGGTCTCGGTCGGATACCAGGGCTGGTTCGCCTGCCCCGGCGACGGTGCGCCGATCGGCGGTTGGTGGCACTGGAGCCGCGACCGGTTCCAGTCGCCGTCGCCGAGCAACACCACGATCGTGTCCTGGCCGGACATGCGCGAACTGAGCCGTGGCTACACCACCGCGTACCCGAACCTCGGCAACGGGCAGCCCGCGCAGCTCTTCTCCTCGTACGACCAGCAGACCGTGGACACGCACTTCCGGTGGATGCAGGAGTACAACTGCGACACCGCCGCGCTACAGCGGTTCAACCCGATGGGTGACGAGGGCCCGACCCGCGACGCGATGGCCACCAAGGTCCGTGGCGCGGCGGAGCGGTTCGGCCGCAAGTACTACATCATGTACGACGTCACGAGCTGGACGAACTTCCAGAGCGAGATCAAGACCGACTGGGCCACGAAGATGTCGGCGCACACCGCCTCGCCCGCGTACGCCCGGCAGAACGGCAAGCCGGTCGTCTGCATCTGGGGATTCGGCTTCAACGACGAGGGCCGACCGTTTCCGCCGGCGCCCTGCCTCGAAGTGGTCAACTGGTTCAAGGCGCAGGGCTGCTACGTGATCGGCGGCGTGCCGACGTACTGGCGGCAGGGGATCAACGACTCCCGACCCGGGTTCCTCGACGTCTACCACGCGTTCAACATGATCTCGCCGTGGATGGTCGGCCGGACCGGCACGCTCGACGGGCTGGACTGGTTCTACACCAACGTCAACCAGCCGGACCAGGCCGACTGCAACGCCCGGGGCATCGACTACCAGCCGTGCGTGATGCCCGGCGACCTGTCCTCGGGGCACCGCTACCACGGTGACTTCTACTGGCGGCACTTCTACAACATGGTGCGGGTCGGCGCGCAGGGCATCTACATCTCGATGTTCGACGAGTTCAACGAGGGCAACCAGATCGCCAAGACCAGCGAGACCCAGGCGACCACCCCGGCCGGGGCCGGAATCCGCGCGCTGGACGAGGACGGCACCTTCTGCTCCTCCGACTACTACCTGCGGATCACCGCCGACGGCAACCGGATGCTCAAGGGCCAGCTCGCGCTGACCCCGGTCCGGCCGACCCAGCCGGTAGTCGGCGGCGGCGACCCCCCGCCGACCGCGCCGGGCAACCTGACGGTGACCGGAAAGACCACCACCAGCGTCTCGCTGTCCTGGACCGCCTCGACCGACAACGTCGGCGTCGTCGGCTACCAGGTCCGACAGGGTACGACGGTGGCGGGCACGCCGACCGGCACGTCGTACACGGTGACCGGGCTGGGCCCGGGCACCGGCTACAGCTTCTCCGTCGTCGCCCGGGACACGGCCGGCAACGTCTCGCCGTCGTCCAACCTCGTCACGGCGACCACCGACGCGGCGCCGAACACCAACCTGGCCCGGGGCAGGGCAACCGCGGAGAGCGGGCACGTCCAGCACTACGGCTCGGGCAACGTCGTCGACGGCGACGCACACAGCTACTGGGAGAGCCCGAACCACGCGTTCCCGCAGTGGGTGCAGGTCGACCTCGGTACCACCACCCCGGTCGGCCGGGTGGTACTGAAGCTGCCGCCGCTGTCCGCCTGGGGCGCCCGTACCCAGACCCTCGCGGTACGCGGCAGCACCAACGGTTCCGCGTTCGGCACCCTCTCGGCCTCGGCCGGGCGCCGGTTCGATCCGGCCACCGGCAACACGGTCACGATCACTTTCACCGCGACGCCGACCCGGTACGTCCGGCTGGAGTTCACCGGCAACACCGGCTGGCCCGCCGGCCAGGTGTCGGAGTTCGAGGTCTATTCCGGGTAG
- a CDS encoding ABC transporter ATP-binding protein codes for MLGRVTDVLVQAVDLVKRYPPRHRRDASFTAVDGIEFTLHRGEAFGFLGPNGAGKSSTMRMIACVSPPTSGTLRVLGMDPRKDGRRIRARLGVVPQDDALDRELTVRENLLIYGRYFGLPKQVIAERGDRLLEFAQLTERGAERVEALSGGMRRRLTIARSLINEPEILLLDEPTTGLDPQARHVLWDRLFRLKQQGVSLVLTTHYMDEAEQLCDRLVVMDAGRIVAHGSPAELIAAHSTREVLELRFGVGEQGTALEKLRDAGVPDRLEELPDRLLWYTAEGETALAFVHRLGLSPITAMVRRASLEDVFLALTGRTLVD; via the coding sequence ATGCTCGGCCGCGTGACTGACGTTCTCGTGCAGGCGGTCGACCTCGTCAAGCGCTACCCACCCCGACACCGGCGGGACGCGAGCTTCACGGCGGTCGACGGGATCGAATTCACGCTTCACCGGGGGGAGGCGTTCGGGTTCCTCGGCCCGAACGGCGCCGGAAAGTCCTCGACGATGCGGATGATCGCCTGCGTCTCACCGCCCACCTCGGGAACGCTGCGGGTGCTCGGGATGGATCCCCGGAAGGACGGCCGACGGATCCGGGCCCGGCTCGGCGTCGTACCCCAGGACGACGCCCTCGACCGCGAACTCACCGTCCGGGAGAACCTGCTCATCTACGGCCGCTACTTCGGACTGCCGAAGCAGGTGATCGCCGAACGCGGCGACCGACTGCTGGAGTTCGCCCAGCTGACGGAGCGCGGCGCGGAACGCGTGGAGGCGCTCTCCGGCGGCATGCGGCGGCGACTCACCATCGCCCGGTCCCTGATCAACGAGCCGGAGATCCTGCTGCTCGACGAGCCGACCACCGGGCTCGACCCACAGGCCCGGCACGTCCTCTGGGACCGGCTGTTCCGGCTCAAGCAACAGGGTGTCAGCCTGGTGCTCACCACCCACTACATGGACGAGGCCGAACAGCTCTGCGACCGGCTCGTGGTGATGGACGCCGGCCGGATCGTCGCGCACGGCTCCCCGGCCGAACTGATCGCCGCACACTCCACCCGGGAGGTGCTCGAACTGCGGTTCGGCGTCGGCGAGCAGGGCACCGCGCTGGAGAAGCTGCGCGACGCGGGCGTACCCGACCGGCTGGAGGAACTGCCCGACCGGCTCCTCTGGTACACGGCGGAGGGCGAGACGGCGCTGGCGTTCGTACACCGGTTGGGGTTGAGCCCGATCACCGCGATGGTGCGGCGGGCGAGCCTGGAGGACGTCTTCCTCGCCCTGACCGGCCGGACCCTGGTGGACTGA
- a CDS encoding ABC transporter permease has protein sequence MALRAYGYWALRYRRTWRGTIVIGVANPLLFLMAIGLGLGRLISPDLAVLGGVDYLAFFAPGMLAAAAMQNGIVEAAFPVSMSRQPGGAYPVAAGTPLEPEDILHGHALFMALRVATNAAVFLAVMVAFGAAQSPMVALTLPAATLTGLAFALPAAAWAVTLTGVGPVMGAFKWVVMPLYLFSGTFFAVEQLPDALRPIVYVTPLWHGVDLCRTLSLGTATWPASLGHLAYLVTLAGAGYLVARRNYRRNLHG, from the coding sequence ATGGCCTTGCGGGCATACGGCTACTGGGCGCTGCGCTACCGGCGGACCTGGCGGGGCACCATCGTCATCGGCGTCGCCAATCCCCTGCTGTTTCTGATGGCGATCGGGCTGGGGCTCGGTCGGTTGATCAGCCCCGACCTGGCCGTCCTCGGCGGCGTCGACTATCTCGCGTTCTTCGCGCCCGGAATGCTCGCCGCCGCCGCGATGCAGAACGGCATCGTGGAGGCGGCATTCCCGGTCAGCATGAGCCGGCAGCCGGGCGGGGCCTATCCGGTGGCCGCCGGCACCCCGCTGGAGCCGGAGGACATCCTGCACGGCCACGCCCTGTTCATGGCGCTCCGGGTGGCGACCAACGCCGCGGTGTTCCTGGCCGTGATGGTCGCGTTCGGCGCCGCGCAGTCCCCGATGGTCGCGCTGACCCTGCCGGCGGCGACCCTGACCGGCCTGGCGTTCGCCCTGCCGGCAGCTGCCTGGGCGGTCACCCTGACCGGCGTCGGTCCGGTGATGGGCGCCTTCAAGTGGGTCGTCATGCCGCTCTACCTCTTCTCCGGCACGTTCTTCGCGGTCGAGCAACTGCCGGACGCACTCCGGCCGATCGTCTACGTCACACCGCTGTGGCACGGCGTCGACCTCTGCCGGACGTTGAGCCTCGGCACCGCGACCTGGCCGGCCAGCCTGGGCCACCTGGCCTACCTCGTCACCCTGGCCGGCGCCGGCTACCTCGTCGCGCGCCGCAACTACCGACGAAACCTGCACGGGTAG
- a CDS encoding ABC transporter permease: protein MSSAHLIVLRHLWVLRHGRPWNLVVNGIFEPFLYLLSVGIGIGQLVTAGADGGAGRYAAFVAPALLATSAMNSAVNETTGNVWWRVRFDKLYDSVVTTPMRIADITVGEIAASVLRSTLSAVCFCAVIVALGMIHSWWALLAVPAAVLIAFAFSAAGLAAATYLRDPHDHQYLQLCMLPMFLFSTTFYPLSVYPEPVQVVVAALPLYQSIELLRGLTTGQLGVGLLAATAYLVLMGVGGTWLANRRLGRMLLG from the coding sequence GTGTCATCGGCACATCTGATCGTCCTGCGACACCTGTGGGTGCTGCGCCACGGGCGCCCGTGGAACCTCGTCGTCAACGGCATCTTCGAGCCGTTCCTCTACCTGCTGTCGGTCGGCATCGGGATCGGGCAGCTCGTCACCGCCGGAGCCGACGGGGGCGCCGGCCGGTACGCCGCGTTCGTCGCGCCCGCCCTGCTCGCCACCTCCGCGATGAACAGCGCCGTCAACGAGACGACCGGCAACGTGTGGTGGCGGGTCCGCTTCGACAAGCTCTACGACTCGGTCGTGACCACACCGATGCGGATCGCCGACATCACCGTTGGCGAGATCGCCGCCTCGGTGCTGCGCAGTACGCTCTCCGCCGTCTGTTTCTGCGCCGTCATCGTCGCCCTCGGCATGATCCACTCGTGGTGGGCCCTGCTGGCCGTGCCGGCGGCCGTGCTGATCGCCTTCGCGTTCTCCGCCGCCGGTCTCGCCGCCGCGACCTACCTGCGCGACCCGCACGACCACCAGTACCTGCAACTCTGCATGCTGCCGATGTTCCTGTTCTCCACGACCTTCTACCCGCTGTCGGTCTATCCGGAGCCGGTCCAGGTGGTGGTCGCGGCACTGCCGCTCTACCAGAGCATCGAACTGCTCCGCGGGCTGACCACCGGGCAGCTCGGTGTCGGTCTGCTCGCCGCGACCGCGTACCTGGTCCTGATGGGTGTCGGCGGCACGTGGTTGGCGAATCGACGGTTGGGCCGGATGCTGCTGGGCTGA
- a CDS encoding alpha/beta hydrolase family esterase has translation MAPAPGKHWLTLEHGGATRKYRVHAPAGYDPARPVPLVIAMHPYPGNGSAMIGMTGLDEMAARENFLVAYPDGVAGGFNALVCCGAADDVGFLKAITEHLVADWRVDPDRVYLTGISNGGDMSFRAAVEASEVFAAIGAVSGGFGGQLAAKPDYAPKSPVSVITFIGDQDQYAETFRTGIQTWQQRLRCTPVTPAPKSPAKTIVLTRTRCADGSEVEVYVIEGMGHSWPGAKTGGLAAPDAGVVATELLWKFFAAHPRKR, from the coding sequence GTGGCGCCCGCGCCAGGGAAGCACTGGCTCACCCTGGAGCATGGTGGAGCCACCCGCAAGTACCGGGTGCACGCGCCGGCCGGCTACGACCCGGCCCGGCCGGTTCCGCTGGTGATCGCCATGCATCCCTATCCCGGCAACGGATCGGCGATGATCGGGATGACCGGGCTGGACGAGATGGCGGCGCGGGAGAACTTCCTGGTCGCGTACCCAGACGGGGTCGCCGGTGGGTTCAACGCGCTGGTCTGCTGCGGCGCGGCCGACGACGTCGGGTTCCTGAAGGCGATCACCGAGCACCTGGTCGCCGACTGGCGGGTCGACCCGGACCGGGTCTACCTGACCGGCATCTCCAACGGTGGCGACATGAGCTTCCGGGCCGCGGTCGAGGCCAGCGAGGTGTTCGCGGCGATCGGCGCGGTCAGCGGCGGTTTCGGCGGGCAACTCGCCGCGAAGCCCGACTACGCGCCGAAGAGCCCGGTCTCGGTCATCACGTTCATCGGCGATCAGGACCAGTACGCCGAGACCTTCCGCACCGGGATCCAGACCTGGCAGCAGCGGTTGCGCTGCACCCCGGTCACCCCCGCCCCGAAGTCCCCGGCCAAGACGATCGTCCTCACCCGGACCCGCTGTGCCGACGGCAGCGAGGTGGAGGTCTACGTGATCGAGGGCATGGGGCACTCCTGGCCCGGCGCGAAGACCGGTGGGCTGGCCGCGCCCGACGCCGGGGTGGTGGCGACGGAACTCCTCTGGAAATTCTTCGCCGCCCACCCCCGGAAGCGCTGA
- a CDS encoding transcriptional regulator, with translation MIFLRLEPADLVRVRFADRLHPIGNTILACQALRDPALAAVMPEPASRGEAVAAATGPLRHLLPAQGFLPDFLTPYHGLESVAAGIEAIRATPRQRIRAELTEAYANLPATPWRRRFAAADRDVLELLTVSLARYYDAVLAPHWSDLTLTHRSWIARAAQTYALSGVDALLTDLHPAIRWRPPVLEIDSWWSGDVRGTGEGVLLIPTPFAGPRPRVLVEPGQPVLLVYPALALAPTGTARSGPDPLARLLGGTRAAVLRRLGEPGRHTTTTLGRHSGISSSSASEHATALRAAGLVSSDRAGGAIVHRLTPLGVHLLAQNASRPAGPGGSARVGRVGARASAGPSGPRSAAGEPWPEPGPP, from the coding sequence GTGATCTTCCTGCGGCTCGAACCGGCGGACCTGGTGCGGGTGCGGTTCGCCGACCGCCTGCATCCGATCGGCAACACGATCCTGGCCTGCCAGGCGTTGCGGGACCCGGCCCTGGCGGCGGTGATGCCCGAACCGGCCAGCCGGGGCGAGGCGGTCGCGGCGGCCACCGGGCCACTGCGGCACCTGCTCCCGGCCCAGGGGTTCCTGCCGGACTTCCTCACCCCCTACCACGGACTCGAATCGGTGGCGGCCGGCATCGAGGCGATCCGCGCGACGCCCCGGCAGCGGATCCGCGCCGAGCTGACCGAGGCGTACGCGAACCTGCCGGCCACCCCGTGGCGGCGACGGTTCGCCGCGGCCGACCGGGACGTGCTCGAACTGCTAACGGTGTCCCTGGCCCGCTACTACGACGCGGTGCTCGCCCCACACTGGTCGGACCTGACGCTGACCCACCGGAGCTGGATCGCCCGGGCCGCCCAGACGTACGCGTTGTCCGGAGTGGACGCACTGCTCACGGACCTACATCCGGCGATCCGCTGGCGGCCCCCCGTCCTCGAGATCGACAGCTGGTGGAGCGGCGACGTCCGAGGCACCGGCGAGGGTGTGCTGCTGATACCCACCCCGTTCGCCGGCCCCCGCCCCCGAGTCCTGGTCGAGCCGGGCCAGCCGGTGCTGCTCGTGTATCCGGCCCTGGCACTGGCGCCGACCGGAACGGCCCGGTCCGGACCCGATCCGCTCGCCCGGCTGCTCGGCGGTACCCGCGCGGCGGTACTGCGCCGCCTCGGCGAGCCCGGCCGGCACACCACGACGACGCTGGGCCGGCATTCGGGGATCAGCTCGTCGTCGGCCTCCGAGCACGCCACGGCGCTGCGCGCGGCCGGGCTGGTCAGCAGCGACCGGGCCGGTGGCGCCATCGTGCACCGGCTCACGCCGCTCGGGGTCCACCTGCTGGCCCAGAACGCGTCCCGGCCGGCCGGCCCCGGCGGATCCGCCCGGGTCGGCCGGGTCGGTGCCCGAGCTAGCGCCGGTCCCTCCGGTCCCCGGTCGGCGGCCGGCGAACCCTGGCCCGAGCCCGGGCCGCCTTGA